In Ruminococcaceae bacterium BL-4, one DNA window encodes the following:
- a CDS encoding Peripla_BP_6 domain-containing protein, producing MKKIRIFALALAATMVTASVTGCGSGSSSGSASTAAASGGSIKVGLVAPLSGDSGVMGESQQHGYELAINEINAAGGVNGKKLELTTYDDQGDPQKAASGAQKFADDESILAIGGSCNSSATLAMAPIIDAAGLPDLVVSSSSPALTGCSDYFFRMAVQDNAVGPQMAQALLDRGKKNIVVFYPNNDYGTGLNTNLKNYMEQKGGKVLNSLTYLATDQDFTAQITTAKSLNPDAIALCGTPADSGLIIKQLKQNGVNVPIIGGTGLYNSKTVEIAGDSCEGIYVIGVYVANNPDQKVQDLVKKFQEKYGSVPDGFAALAYDQMYVIAEAAKKAGDKLSRDTLKDALKETNYNGVTGTVKFDSNNDWVRDYLTLAVKNGNFVMADQ from the coding sequence ATGAAAAAAATTCGCATTTTTGCACTTGCTCTTGCAGCAACGATGGTGACGGCGAGCGTGACCGGCTGCGGGAGTGGGAGCAGCTCAGGCTCTGCTTCCACGGCGGCAGCGTCTGGAGGAAGCATTAAGGTCGGGCTAGTTGCTCCTCTTTCAGGAGACAGCGGCGTTATGGGCGAGAGCCAGCAGCATGGCTACGAGCTTGCAATTAATGAGATCAATGCAGCCGGCGGCGTCAATGGAAAAAAACTGGAATTGACCACTTATGATGATCAGGGCGATCCGCAAAAAGCAGCTTCTGGTGCTCAAAAGTTTGCGGATGATGAATCCATTTTGGCGATTGGCGGTTCCTGCAACTCTTCTGCTACTTTGGCGATGGCTCCGATTATAGATGCTGCAGGACTTCCGGATCTGGTTGTCAGCTCCAGTTCACCTGCTTTAACAGGATGCAGCGACTATTTCTTCCGGATGGCTGTGCAGGATAACGCTGTTGGCCCCCAGATGGCACAGGCTTTGTTGGATCGGGGCAAAAAAAATATTGTAGTATTCTATCCGAATAACGATTACGGCACGGGCTTAAATACAAATTTAAAAAATTATATGGAGCAAAAAGGTGGAAAGGTACTTAACAGTTTAACTTATCTTGCTACCGATCAGGATTTTACCGCTCAGATTACGACGGCAAAAAGCTTGAATCCAGATGCAATTGCGCTTTGCGGAACTCCGGCAGACTCTGGTTTAATTATTAAGCAGTTAAAACAGAATGGAGTAAATGTTCCGATCATCGGTGGTACCGGCCTTTACAATTCCAAAACAGTTGAAATTGCAGGGGATTCCTGCGAAGGCATTTATGTAATCGGCGTTTATGTTGCAAATAATCCGGATCAGAAAGTACAGGATCTTGTAAAGAAATTTCAGGAAAAATACGGCTCTGTACCAGATGGATTTGCAGCACTTGCTTATGATCAGATGTACGTCATTGCAGAAGCAGCAAAAAAAGCAGGCGACAAGCTGTCCCGTGATACTTTAAAGGATGCACTCAAAGAGACAAATTATAATGGCGTTACAGGGACGGTTAAATTTGACAGCAATAATGACTGGGTTCGTGATTATCTGACTTTGGCCGTTAAAAACGGAAATTTTGTTATGGCAGATCAATAA
- a CDS encoding putative DpaA_N domain-containing protein (Evidence 3 : Putative function from multiple computational evidences), with the protein MRGAVFANDERIYFAAEALKKLGMEIDCANDYSRGQNLLVKNPQNYDFVLLPVRGTEDGTILQSAGTSLFIGDFLKGLSEGTPVFTGRQTEYLGQLNLTLYDPFKDPEVSKKNAGLTAEGVLWFLLEYTKKSLFENSYDVVGAGHTGKAITEILRKLRLPVRQAARNGHLDTISMEQWERETPSDVVIVTVPALVLPVELAESWEKPVFVLDISSGQVGADPKIAELKNITYYAAPPLPSKVAPESAGVLIADYIGRIMSDKNIRKANAAPAKNEG; encoded by the coding sequence ATGCGTGGGGCTGTTTTTGCAAACGACGAACGAATTTATTTTGCAGCGGAAGCTCTAAAAAAATTGGGAATGGAAATTGACTGCGCAAACGATTACTCAAGAGGACAGAATCTTCTGGTAAAAAATCCCCAAAACTATGATTTCGTTTTGCTTCCGGTTCGCGGAACAGAAGATGGAACCATTTTGCAGTCGGCAGGAACATCGCTTTTTATTGGAGACTTTCTAAAAGGGCTTTCAGAGGGAACGCCGGTTTTTACCGGGAGACAAACAGAATATCTTGGTCAATTAAATTTAACCCTCTATGACCCATTTAAAGATCCGGAAGTTTCTAAAAAAAATGCAGGACTTACAGCGGAAGGCGTTTTGTGGTTTCTTCTGGAATATACAAAGAAAAGTCTTTTCGAAAATTCTTATGATGTAGTCGGTGCCGGTCATACTGGAAAAGCTATTACGGAGATTTTAAGAAAGCTGAGATTGCCGGTAAGACAGGCTGCACGAAATGGACATCTGGATACGATTTCTATGGAGCAATGGGAAAGAGAGACTCCATCTGATGTGGTAATTGTTACAGTTCCGGCGTTGGTGCTGCCAGTGGAACTTGCAGAAAGCTGGGAAAAACCAGTTTTTGTGCTGGATATTTCCAGCGGACAGGTGGGAGCCGATCCAAAGATTGCAGAGCTTAAAAATATTACTTATTATGCGGCACCACCGTTGCCGAGTAAAGTCGCTCCGGAGTCCGCAGGAGTGTTGATTGCAGATTATATCGGTCGGATAATGTCTGACAAAAATATCCGGAAAGCAAATGCTGCTCCGGCAAAGAACGAGGGATGA
- the livG gene encoding leucine/isoleucine/valine transporter subunit; ATP-binding component of ABC superfamily (Evidence 2a : Function from experimental evidences in other organisms; PubMedId : 14702302, 2195019; Product type t : transporter) → MPVLLETKSVTKSFGGLLANSEIDFHIDQGEIVSIIGPNGSGKTTFYNLLTGIAPATSGQVFFEGKNITHKKPDQITKMGISRTFQNIRLFGDLTVEENIIIARHCRRKTEIMGAFLNTPTYKNELKTNDDFVKECLSYVGIYDKKDWKAKNLPYGMQRRLEIARALATEPKLILLDEPAAGMNPHETDELMEIIRRLKNDQYSIILIEHAMRLVMRIAERVVVFDHGQKIADGLPKEVSSDPVVIEAYLGKDDDDDEIA, encoded by the coding sequence ATGCCAGTATTACTTGAAACAAAATCGGTCACCAAATCTTTTGGGGGGTTACTTGCAAACAGTGAAATCGATTTTCATATTGACCAGGGAGAAATCGTCTCTATTATTGGGCCGAATGGTTCCGGAAAAACGACTTTTTACAATCTTCTGACGGGAATTGCTCCAGCAACATCCGGTCAGGTATTTTTCGAAGGGAAAAATATTACCCATAAAAAACCGGATCAAATCACAAAAATGGGAATCTCCAGAACCTTTCAGAATATTCGCCTTTTTGGAGATTTGACGGTAGAGGAAAATATTATAATTGCACGCCACTGCCGTCGAAAAACAGAAATAATGGGTGCTTTCTTAAATACACCGACCTATAAAAACGAGCTCAAGACCAATGATGATTTTGTGAAAGAGTGCCTTAGCTATGTCGGTATTTATGATAAAAAGGACTGGAAGGCAAAGAATCTGCCCTATGGAATGCAGCGCCGCCTAGAAATTGCCAGAGCGTTAGCAACCGAACCAAAATTAATTCTTTTAGATGAACCGGCTGCTGGAATGAATCCTCACGAGACAGATGAGCTGATGGAAATTATTCGGAGACTAAAAAATGATCAGTATTCGATTATTTTGATTGAGCATGCGATGCGCCTTGTGATGCGAATTGCTGAAAGAGTAGTTGTATTTGATCATGGGCAGAAAATTGCAGATGGACTTCCGAAAGAAGTCAGCTCAGATCCGGTCGTCATCGAAGCTTATCTCGGAAAGGATGATGATGATGATGAAATTGCTTGA
- a CDS encoding Branched-chain amino acid ABC transporter permease codes for MDFVQQVINGLAQGGIYSLIAIGWTTVFGIVGVMNWTHGEVYMLGAFAGYFLCTMGMPFIPALLLSMLIGSGIAIAIDEFGYKPLRKKGKMAIAGFITALGLSTFLRYGANAAFTPNPRAYPDVIDYQLIPILTVDGKTLTISSIHLTILAGTMLIMVLLELFIRRTITGKAMLAASQDMQTLGLMGANSEVLIKVTFAISGALGAAAGVFVGTIYAINPMMGALAGLKGWAVAILGGIGSITGSLIGGLILGVAENLTAGFISTGYKDAIGFIIMIAVLLIKPTGLLGFKFDEKV; via the coding sequence ATGGATTTTGTACAGCAAGTAATTAACGGCTTGGCACAAGGCGGTATTTATTCGCTGATTGCCATTGGCTGGACAACGGTTTTTGGAATCGTGGGTGTTATGAACTGGACTCACGGTGAAGTTTATATGTTGGGTGCTTTTGCAGGGTATTTCCTTTGTACCATGGGAATGCCGTTTATTCCGGCATTGCTCTTATCTATGCTGATTGGTTCAGGAATTGCAATAGCAATTGATGAATTTGGATATAAACCGCTTCGCAAAAAAGGGAAAATGGCAATTGCAGGATTTATTACTGCATTAGGTCTTTCCACATTTCTCCGCTATGGCGCCAATGCGGCATTTACGCCGAATCCGCGTGCATATCCGGATGTAATTGATTATCAGCTCATTCCAATTTTAACAGTCGACGGTAAAACATTAACGATCAGCTCCATTCATTTGACCATTCTTGCGGGAACGATGCTGATCATGGTTCTGCTGGAACTCTTTATCCGCCGTACGATTACCGGAAAAGCCATGTTGGCAGCCTCTCAGGATATGCAAACATTGGGATTGATGGGCGCAAACAGCGAAGTCTTGATTAAAGTTACTTTTGCAATCAGTGGTGCTTTGGGTGCAGCTGCCGGTGTTTTTGTCGGTACGATTTATGCAATTAATCCAATGATGGGCGCACTTGCAGGACTCAAAGGCTGGGCTGTTGCAATCCTTGGAGGAATTGGTTCCATTACCGGTTCGCTGATTGGAGGACTGATCCTCGGAGTGGCAGAAAACTTGACGGCCGGATTTATTTCTACCGGCTATAAAGATGCAATCGGATTCATTATTATGATTGCAGTTCTTTTAATTAAGCCAACCGGTTTGCTTGGCTTTAAGTTTGATGAAAAAGTTTGA
- the livF gene encoding leucine/isoleucine/valine transporter subunit; ATP-binding component of ABC superfamily (Evidence 2a : Function from experimental evidences in other organisms; PubMedId : 14702302, 2195019; Product type t : transporter) — MMMKLLEVENLHVYYGNIHALKGLSLEVEEGEIVSLIGANGAGKTTLLTAIMSQVKKSEGSVSFMGKSCEGMLPPQIVREGMTMVPEGRRVFPRSSVLDNLLLGAYFRKDRAQIKKDVESVFNIFPRLEERKSQLAGTLSGGEQQMLAMGRALMSRPKLLLLDEPSMGLSPLIVKQIFKTIRDINQQSGTTVMLVEQNANQALKVASRGYVIETGEVVLADSAANLLSNQQVKEAYLGS, encoded by the coding sequence ATGATGATGAAATTGCTTGAGGTTGAGAATTTACATGTTTATTACGGAAATATCCATGCGCTGAAAGGTTTAAGCCTGGAGGTAGAGGAGGGCGAAATTGTTTCTTTAATTGGTGCGAACGGCGCCGGAAAGACAACTTTGCTTACTGCCATTATGAGTCAAGTCAAAAAATCGGAGGGCAGTGTCTCTTTTATGGGAAAGAGCTGTGAGGGGATGCTGCCACCGCAGATTGTGCGGGAAGGCATGACTATGGTTCCGGAAGGCCGCCGTGTGTTTCCACGCAGCAGTGTGTTGGATAATCTGCTCCTGGGAGCCTATTTTCGAAAAGACCGCGCCCAAATTAAAAAGGATGTTGAAAGCGTTTTTAATATTTTCCCCAGACTGGAAGAACGAAAAAGCCAGCTTGCCGGGACCCTTTCCGGCGGCGAGCAGCAGATGCTTGCAATGGGGCGCGCATTGATGAGCCGCCCAAAGCTTTTGCTACTTGATGAGCCTTCCATGGGACTTTCTCCTTTAATTGTAAAGCAAATATTTAAAACGATTCGTGATATTAATCAGCAGTCCGGAACGACTGTAATGCTGGTAGAACAGAATGCAAACCAAGCACTAAAGGTTGCCAGCCGCGGGTATGTGATTGAGACCGGCGAAGTCGTTTTGGCAGATAGCGCAGCCAACTTGCTTTCTAATCAGCAGGTTAAAGAGGCTTATCTTGGAAGTTGA
- a CDS encoding Branched-chain amino acid ABC transporter permease — MKNDSAASEVLTAGIENVSADVLTKKKFALPKGNSKWFFGTSGKTTFIGATIFLLVICFLDSFTPVKVIPAYVKHILVSCLIYAILALGLNFVSGYIGQTSLGHAAFFGIGAYGTAMLMKYAGVNFWLTIPLAACIAALAALPLAASALRVKGSFLVVITYGFGEVLRYVAINTNSLGGSSGIPGIKVPTIFGIKMSKIGPTGKEGYLILCFLIVALLAFFMNRIEKSRTGYAFAAIREDEIAAVAMGIHTKYYKILAFVISAFICSIAGSIQVAYSSFVSPELLTSTQSILILTMVIVGGRRSIKGAILGAGLMTILPEILHSIKDAIGLPFDPWYILYGLILVIVMRVCPQGFWGNSSDA, encoded by the coding sequence ATGAAGAACGATTCGGCAGCAAGCGAAGTGCTGACGGCAGGAATTGAAAATGTTTCTGCTGATGTACTTACAAAAAAGAAGTTTGCCCTCCCCAAGGGGAACTCAAAATGGTTCTTTGGAACGAGTGGAAAGACCACTTTTATTGGAGCGACAATCTTTTTATTGGTGATCTGTTTTCTGGATAGTTTTACACCGGTTAAAGTGATTCCGGCTTATGTTAAGCATATTCTGGTAAGCTGCTTGATTTATGCGATCCTGGCGCTTGGTCTCAACTTTGTTTCCGGGTATATCGGGCAGACTTCTTTGGGGCATGCGGCTTTCTTTGGAATTGGTGCCTATGGAACGGCAATGTTGATGAAATATGCCGGAGTGAATTTTTGGCTTACCATCCCACTTGCCGCCTGTATTGCCGCTTTGGCAGCGCTTCCGCTGGCGGCCTCTGCATTGCGTGTAAAAGGTTCTTTTCTGGTTGTTATTACATATGGCTTCGGCGAAGTGCTGAGATATGTTGCAATTAATACGAATTCGCTCGGAGGTTCTTCCGGTATCCCTGGAATTAAAGTCCCAACTATTTTTGGAATTAAAATGAGCAAGATTGGGCCTACCGGAAAAGAAGGATATCTGATTCTTTGTTTTCTCATTGTTGCTCTATTGGCTTTCTTCATGAACCGGATTGAAAAATCCCGCACCGGATATGCGTTTGCAGCAATTCGGGAAGATGAGATTGCAGCAGTCGCGATGGGGATTCACACCAAGTATTATAAGATCCTAGCGTTTGTCATTTCAGCCTTTATCTGCAGCATTGCAGGCAGCATTCAGGTAGCTTATTCTTCGTTTGTCAGCCCGGAACTTTTAACTTCTACGCAGTCCATCCTGATTCTTACCATGGTAATCGTCGGTGGACGCAGAAGCATTAAAGGCGCAATTCTCGGAGCCGGGCTCATGACGATTCTGCCGGAAATTCTTCATTCTATCAAGGACGCGATCGGGCTTCCGTTTGATCCGTGGTATATCCTCTACGGTTTAATCCTTGTGATTGTGATGCGTGTATGCCCTCAGGGATTCTGGGGAAACAGCAGTGATGCCTGA